A single window of Leishmania panamensis strain MHOM/PA/94/PSC-1 chromosome 35 sequence DNA harbors:
- a CDS encoding exosome complex exonuclease RRP41, putative (TriTrypDB/GeneDB-style sysID: LpmP.35.3090) codes for MSRQKEYVSPAGLRLDGRRPLEARRMDIVFGTLSACDGSCDITVGQSKVCASIFGPRESLHKQEAKHDKVLVTCEVAVAAFAGESRRNPQRRSKLSEDIDAAVVQVARSVILLSQYPNSQIHIYIEVLQQDGNEKVACINAACLALVDANVAMRDVVCCISVGLLDEHMLIDLANDELRSQCPVIVAAFTGHDTRNIIWLETTSRLPPDSVARLLKCAEQGAQELFETTIRKSLEEHAKKILTLQI; via the coding sequence ATGTCTCGCCAAAAGGAGTACGTCAGTCCAGCAGGTCTTCGCCTGGACGGCCGTCGTCCACTGGAGGCACGGCGCATGGACATCGTATTCGGCACGCTTTCCGCCTGTGACGGCAGTTGCGACATCACAGTTGGGCAATCGAAGGTGTGTGCATCCATCTTTGGGCCGCGAGAATCACTTCACAAGCAAGAGGCAAAGCACGATAAGGTGCTTGTCACGTGCGAGGTGGCTGTTGCCGCTTTCGCTGGAGAAAGCCGTCGCAATCCGCAGCGGCGTAGCAAGCTCTCGGAGGAcatcgacgctgccgtcgttcAAGTGGCCCGCTCCgtcatcctcctctcccagTACCCCAACTCGCAGATTCACATTTACATCGAGGTCCTTCAACAGGATGGGAACGAGAAGGTCGCGTGCATCAATGCAGCATGCCTCGCCCTGGTCGACGCAAACGTTGCCATGCGGGACGTGGTGTGTTGCATCAGTGTAGGGCTTCTGGACGAGCACATGCTGATAGACCTGGCAAACGACGAGCTGCGCTCTCAGTGCCCAGTGATTGTGGCAGCGTTCACGGGACACGACACGCGGAACATCATCTGGCTGGAGACAACTTCGCGGCTACCTCCCGACTCGGTGGCGCGGCTGCTCAAGTGCGCGGAGCAGGGCGCCCAGGAGCTCTTTGAGACAACGATCCGAAAGTCGCTGGAGGAACACGCAAAGAAGATCTTGACACTACAAATCTAG